A window of the Cannabis sativa cultivar Pink pepper isolate KNU-18-1 chromosome X, ASM2916894v1, whole genome shotgun sequence genome harbors these coding sequences:
- the LOC115707262 gene encoding uncharacterized protein LOC115707262 has protein sequence MNQTLSKPYHLPNPNPNPPNPHDPYLSILQDSIHRFIADYQNSVTDFSNFSSIFSRLLHTIPDPPLEIIWFYSAVTFRTSKFTVPVVKDLFQLLVSCSASCSGPKRIALLAPVAYELCNLAFGAEVDEEEDEVQSLLEGLISYISISCSGSYDHDDGGDGLSSCFLDVVRVWVVDRVGVGGGGDELLKVFFPIVSDEARNGMKKMMGIGYLAGVVMWESFLLNLCFKFRVLQTSRVELEKEVRSWVAQTVTGFRCFPFYETLFRTLLEPVLPVSNLLKFKDQCLLQEILYDSVIVVNYSFLKPQIGIQLPSERLKSLAITWLLVADNAMRFVRNNDDQSKVISYLNAFTESCLASHLIKWLTNQIGTEGRNFRPNISTPVALIKWMLLVEEQGVRVFDCEISKLQAKGVICKSRVEYVLPETKPDEKKLDSNDLVMVDSVDNVSSMALNGIIDTVAFDGTRKRKGTVDETGIQVKFLKYQFHENSAKKEFPFFGSDGSLSSESEVDNPDSDSAMEEDMQQ, from the exons ATGAACCAAACCCTCTCAAAGCCCTACCATCTcccaaaccctaaccctaaccctCCAAACCCACACGACCCCTATCTCTCCATCCTCCAAGACTCCATACACCGCTTCATCGCCGATTACCAAAACTCCGTCACCGACTTCTCCAATTTCTCTTCCATTTTCTCCCGACTACTTCACACCATTCCCGATCCTCCACTCGAAATCATCTGGTTCTACTCTGCCGTCACATTTCGTACCTCCAAATTCACAGTTCCCGTCGTCAAGGACTTGTTCCAGCTCCTCGTTTCCTGCTCGGCCTCGTGTAGTGGACCGAAGAGAATTGCTCTGCTCGCTCCGGTGGCTTATGAGTTGTGTAATTTAGCTTTTGGAGCTGAGGTGGATGAGGAAGAAGATGAGGTTCAGAGCTTGTTAGAAGGGCTTATAAGCTATATTAGCATTTCTTGTAGCGGAAGCTATGATCATGATGATGGCGGTGATGGTTTGAGTTCGTGTTTTTTGGATGTGGTTCGTGTTTGGGTTGTGGATAGAGTTGGGGTTGGTGGCGGTGGAGATGAATTGTTGAAAGTGTTTTTCCCTATTGTTAGTGATGAAGCTCGAAATgggatgaagaagatgatgggAATTGGGTATTTAGCTGGGGTTGTCATGTGGGAATCTTTCTTGCTAAATCTTTGCTTCAAATTTCGTGTTCTTCAAACCTCGAGAGTGGAATTGGAGAAGGAGGTCCGTAGTTGGGTGGCTCAAACAGTCACTGGGTTTCGATGTTTTCCCTTTTATG AGACTCTGTTTAGGACGTTGCTGGAACCAGTTTTGCCTGTCTCTAACCTGTTG AAGTTTAAAGACCAATGTCTTTTACAAGAAATTCTGTATGACTCTGTGATAGTGGTAAACTATTCATTTCTCAAACCTCAAATAGGGATACAGTTACCAAGTGAACGACTGAAAAGTCTTGCTATAACATGGTTACTTGTTGCTGACAACGCTATGAGGTTTGTTAG GAACAATGATGACCAGAGCAAAGTCATTTCTTATTTAAATGCCTTCACTGAATCTTGCCTTGCCTCTCATTTGATCAAGTGGCTTACAAATCAGATTGGCACCGAGGGAAGAAACTTCAGACCAAACATTTCAACTCCGGTGGCACTTATAA AGTGGATGCTACTTGTTGAAGAGCAAGGAGTAAGAGTGTTTGATTGTGAGATTTCCAAGCTTCAAGCCAAAGGAGTTATATGCAAGTCAAGAGTTGAGTATGTGCTTCCAGAAACTAAACCAGATGAGAAAAAACTCGATAGCAATGATCTTGTGATGGTTGATTCTGTGGACAATGTATCATCTATGGCTCTTAACGGCATTATAGACACAGTTGCATTTGACGGGACAAGAAAACGCAAAGGAACAGTGGACGAGACAGGAATACAGGTTAAGTTTCTCAAGTATCAATTTCATGAGAATTCTGCGAAGAAAGAGTTTCCTTTTTTCGGTAGTGATGGTAGTTTGAGCAGTGAGAGTGAAGTAGACAATCCAGATTCCGATAGCGCCATGGAAGAAGATATGCAGCAATGA